In Armatimonas rosea, a single genomic region encodes these proteins:
- a CDS encoding DUF3084 domain-containing protein produces MNTTLIFFTLLVPVSGFIAWAGDKIGHVIGKRRHSLLGLRPRHTATLVTILSGVGIAAASFGMMFASSASFRDVIQRGGQLRRENEELGQQIRQSGQRVRLLQHEATLAEQEQKKAEQARAEATKRRNEAEAKFTSASSSLTLAEVSLLEEKSRLGRTQASLEAAQERVAQARSALDEARQRREHAEVAAKLVEGRLAAAREEARKAQGLADRATSEFNLVVQEQKRRLEGQRGELERLNTQVSEQTQRLSDQQRTLENQSTQATQQKREVGRLAMELELLEKQRQELEKRRNEAQDSLNEVLKVTIALRNGQISYRVGEEVARLSVPSGNEWKVHNILEGLLMTASRQAEKRGARTAPGGIRAVWIPERQIQGDDGKVQNLAEVDALHTAAKNISKSKEEVVVVVTAVGNAVVGEPVPVDIKTWRNPLILTAGQSLGELTVDGNKPGAELAETLSRFLRGEVRKRLLEAGTIPIGDTGEQSVGETSLDTLLKALDSVRSLHARARVTVRAARDLRAADPVALEFEIKPVEAPVVPPFQHQP; encoded by the coding sequence GTGAACACGACACTGATCTTCTTCACGCTCCTCGTGCCAGTCTCGGGCTTTATTGCCTGGGCCGGGGACAAGATCGGTCACGTGATCGGCAAGCGTCGCCACTCCCTGCTGGGGCTCCGGCCTCGTCACACCGCGACCCTGGTCACCATTCTCTCGGGTGTCGGGATCGCGGCGGCCTCGTTTGGGATGATGTTTGCCTCCAGTGCCAGCTTCCGCGATGTGATCCAGCGGGGCGGTCAGCTCCGGCGTGAGAACGAGGAGCTTGGCCAGCAGATTCGCCAGTCCGGCCAGCGGGTTCGGCTTCTCCAGCACGAGGCGACCCTGGCCGAGCAAGAGCAAAAGAAGGCGGAGCAGGCACGGGCTGAGGCGACCAAGCGCCGCAACGAAGCGGAGGCAAAGTTTACCAGCGCGAGCTCATCGCTGACCCTGGCTGAGGTGAGCCTGCTGGAGGAGAAGAGCCGCCTCGGGCGCACTCAGGCATCGCTGGAGGCCGCCCAGGAGCGGGTCGCGCAGGCACGGAGCGCACTCGATGAGGCCCGTCAGCGCCGCGAGCACGCCGAGGTCGCAGCGAAACTGGTGGAGGGACGGCTCGCGGCGGCGCGTGAGGAGGCCCGCAAGGCGCAGGGACTTGCGGACCGTGCGACAAGCGAGTTCAACCTCGTGGTTCAGGAGCAGAAGCGGCGTCTAGAGGGGCAGCGCGGGGAGCTGGAGCGCCTCAACACTCAGGTGTCGGAGCAGACACAGCGGCTCAGTGACCAGCAGCGCACTCTGGAGAACCAGAGCACTCAGGCCACCCAGCAGAAGCGTGAGGTAGGGCGCCTCGCCATGGAGCTGGAGCTCCTGGAGAAGCAGCGGCAGGAGCTGGAGAAGCGCCGCAACGAGGCCCAGGACTCGCTCAACGAGGTCCTTAAGGTTACCATTGCGCTCCGCAACGGGCAGATTAGCTACCGTGTCGGGGAAGAGGTTGCCCGCCTCTCGGTGCCCAGTGGCAATGAGTGGAAGGTGCACAACATCCTCGAGGGCCTGCTGATGACCGCATCCCGCCAGGCAGAGAAGCGGGGTGCCCGCACGGCACCAGGAGGGATTCGGGCGGTCTGGATCCCCGAGCGGCAGATCCAGGGCGACGATGGCAAGGTGCAGAACCTGGCCGAGGTGGATGCCCTCCACACGGCGGCCAAGAACATCAGCAAGTCCAAAGAGGAAGTGGTGGTCGTGGTGACGGCGGTGGGCAATGCGGTGGTGGGGGAGCCCGTGCCCGTGGACATCAAGACCTGGCGCAACCCGCTCATCCTCACGGCGGGACAGTCGCTGGGGGAGCTGACGGTCGATGGGAACAAGCCGGGGGCGGAGCTGGCGGAGACCCTCTCACGGTTTCTGCGTGGTGAGGTGCGCAAGCGGCTGCTGGAGGCGGGGACGATTCCCATCGGGGACACAGGGGAGCAGAGTGTGGGGGAGACCAGCTTGGACACGCTCCTGAAGGCGCTCGACTCCGTGCGCTCCCTGCACGCCCGCGCCCGTGTGACTGTCCGCGCCGCCCGTGACCTGCGTGCCGCGGACCCGGTCGCGCTGGAGTTCGAGATCAAGCCCGTGGAGGCACCGGTCGTGCCCCCGTTCCAGCACCAGCCGTGA
- a CDS encoding sialate O-acetylesterase, with product MKRLLFLAATVALATAAHADVKLPAILNEGMVLQRSAPLNFWGWADDGEQVTVEFLGQKKTVTAKNGKWELTLKAIRTAGGPFPLTISGKNKIEFKDILVGEVWVCSGQSNMEWTLKNSFQSDGDIAKSANPNLRLFMVKNTRSDSPKQDVEVQQPWGAASPETAAGFSAVGYYFGRMLQEKLGVPIGLISSDWGGTPAEAWTPEERLTSNPELKKIVESYPAARARYDEQLKKWEADSAQAKAEGKRAPNRPNLWRYSELYNAMIAPITHFGIRGAIWYQGESNASRAMQYRELFPTMIESWRSVWDKKDMPFYLVQLAPYQGTGSPKTEYAELREAQTLATQRLKNVGMAVITDVGEEKDIHPKKKQPVGERLALLARRDLYKEKGLVAQGPSMKKVSFDGAKAVVTFENTGTGLMAASTDSLGNSVEAGKVVGFTVAGSDGVFYPAEAVLEGTDRVVVTCAQVPSPKAVRYAFINFPITNLWNKEGLPANPFRSDMPK from the coding sequence ATGAAACGATTGCTTTTTCTTGCCGCAACGGTTGCCTTGGCGACAGCGGCGCACGCCGATGTCAAGCTCCCCGCGATCCTCAACGAGGGCATGGTCCTCCAGCGAAGCGCCCCCCTGAACTTCTGGGGCTGGGCCGATGACGGGGAGCAGGTGACGGTAGAGTTCCTCGGGCAGAAGAAGACGGTCACGGCCAAGAACGGCAAGTGGGAGCTCACGCTCAAGGCCATTCGTACCGCAGGCGGCCCCTTCCCCCTGACCATCTCCGGTAAGAACAAGATCGAGTTTAAGGATATTCTAGTGGGAGAGGTCTGGGTCTGCTCGGGGCAGAGCAACATGGAGTGGACACTCAAGAACTCGTTCCAGTCCGACGGCGATATCGCCAAGTCTGCCAACCCGAACCTGCGGCTCTTCATGGTCAAGAACACCCGCTCCGATAGCCCCAAGCAGGATGTCGAGGTCCAGCAGCCCTGGGGAGCGGCCTCGCCGGAGACCGCCGCGGGGTTCTCGGCGGTGGGCTACTACTTCGGGCGGATGCTCCAGGAGAAGCTGGGGGTCCCCATCGGCCTGATCTCCTCCGACTGGGGCGGCACCCCCGCAGAGGCCTGGACCCCGGAAGAGAGGCTCACGAGCAACCCCGAGCTGAAGAAGATTGTCGAGAGCTACCCCGCGGCCCGGGCCCGCTACGACGAGCAGCTGAAAAAGTGGGAGGCGGACTCCGCGCAGGCAAAGGCCGAGGGCAAGCGCGCACCAAACCGCCCCAACCTCTGGCGCTACTCCGAGCTCTACAACGCCATGATCGCCCCGATCACCCACTTTGGGATTCGTGGCGCGATCTGGTACCAGGGCGAGTCCAATGCCAGCCGCGCGATGCAGTACCGTGAGCTCTTCCCGACCATGATCGAGAGCTGGCGCTCGGTCTGGGACAAGAAGGACATGCCGTTCTATCTCGTCCAGCTCGCTCCCTACCAGGGAACCGGCTCGCCCAAGACCGAGTACGCCGAGCTTCGGGAGGCCCAGACCCTCGCGACCCAGCGCCTCAAGAACGTGGGGATGGCGGTGATCACGGACGTGGGGGAGGAGAAAGATATCCACCCCAAGAAGAAGCAGCCCGTGGGGGAGCGCCTGGCGCTACTGGCGCGGCGCGATCTCTACAAAGAGAAGGGCTTAGTGGCTCAGGGGCCCAGCATGAAGAAGGTGTCGTTCGACGGGGCCAAGGCGGTCGTGACCTTTGAGAACACGGGCACGGGCCTAATGGCAGCGTCCACGGACTCGCTGGGCAATAGTGTCGAGGCGGGCAAGGTGGTCGGCTTTACGGTCGCGGGCAGTGACGGTGTCTTCTACCCCGCCGAGGCCGTGCTGGAGGGGACGGACCGGGTCGTGGTGACCTGCGCTCAGGTACCCAGCCCCAAGGCGGTGCGCTACGCCTTTATCAACTTCCCGATCACCAATCTCTGGAACAAGGAAGGCCTGCCCGCCAACCCCTTCCGCTCGGACATGCCGAAGTGA
- a CDS encoding biotin--[acetyl-CoA-carboxylase] ligase, which translates to MRFGGTWLACGSVLSTMDVAREHLAKSGEYGAVVQAQAQTAGRGRQGKAWFTPPEGTQVSMTVIGHPVALRDAWRLAPMAGVAVVEGIEACLPECGLRVRFPNDVLLSGRKLAGVLIETMSVPGEPELCTPLIGIGVNVNVPASAFPLELQTQATSLRRELEREITEPIAEQVVQALGRLWELPAEDWLARWHGLLAPQATRVFVLEGRAQRCRVVLLGADGKLVVETEEGELRAISAAQVILGEE; encoded by the coding sequence GTGAGATTTGGGGGAACATGGCTGGCGTGTGGGAGTGTCCTCTCGACCATGGATGTCGCGCGGGAGCACCTCGCTAAGTCCGGTGAGTACGGCGCGGTGGTCCAGGCACAGGCACAGACCGCCGGGCGTGGACGGCAGGGGAAGGCGTGGTTCACCCCGCCGGAGGGAACTCAGGTCAGCATGACCGTGATCGGCCACCCGGTTGCGCTGCGGGATGCCTGGCGGCTGGCGCCCATGGCCGGTGTCGCGGTGGTGGAGGGGATCGAGGCGTGCCTCCCCGAGTGTGGGCTCCGGGTGCGGTTTCCCAACGACGTGCTTCTTAGTGGGCGAAAGCTGGCGGGAGTGCTGATCGAGACCATGAGTGTCCCGGGAGAGCCCGAGCTCTGCACGCCGCTGATTGGCATCGGGGTCAATGTCAATGTGCCAGCCAGTGCGTTTCCTCTGGAGCTACAGACCCAGGCGACCTCGCTGCGCCGCGAGCTGGAGCGGGAGATCACCGAGCCGATCGCCGAGCAGGTTGTCCAGGCGCTGGGACGGCTCTGGGAGCTGCCGGCCGAGGACTGGCTGGCACGCTGGCACGGACTGCTTGCTCCCCAGGCGACACGGGTCTTTGTTCTGGAGGGGCGTGCGCAGCGGTGTCGGGTGGTGCTGCTCGGTGCCGATGGGAAGCTCGTGGTGGAGACCGAGGAAGGGGAGCTGAGAGCGATCTCCGCCGCGCAGGTGATCCTGGGTGAGGAGTGA
- a CDS encoding class I SAM-dependent methyltransferase: MRSDLLVTTSHKPDALLWARAEAYATQLACPLASRHAEGMPVVFGRYPDAQRALIVQSHRLLLVDRAGTQFFFHPNLGAMRLRNILRGQPDYLLEAMQLQPGDSVLDCTLGYAGEASLCAHVVGDAGEVHGIEGNPEVGLVVREGLQVFVTDKALLNAAMRRVRVVHLGHHLEFLRTCPDKRYDIVYFDPFFDVPVDTEETLVPLKAFGEHAPLTAEALTQARRIARRRVVVKTARWSEQLAEFGITELVGGKSGRVVYGVLPVAV, encoded by the coding sequence GTGAGGAGTGACCTGCTTGTCACGACCAGCCACAAGCCCGATGCGCTCCTCTGGGCACGGGCGGAGGCCTACGCGACCCAGCTCGCCTGTCCGCTCGCGAGCCGGCATGCGGAGGGAATGCCCGTGGTCTTTGGGCGCTACCCCGATGCCCAGCGCGCGCTGATTGTCCAGAGCCACCGCCTGCTCCTGGTGGATCGCGCGGGCACGCAGTTCTTCTTTCACCCTAACCTCGGGGCGATGCGCCTGCGCAATATCCTCCGCGGCCAGCCGGACTATCTCTTGGAGGCGATGCAGCTACAGCCGGGCGACTCGGTGCTGGACTGTACCCTGGGCTACGCCGGCGAGGCATCGCTGTGTGCCCATGTGGTGGGCGACGCGGGGGAGGTGCATGGGATCGAGGGCAACCCGGAGGTAGGGCTGGTCGTGCGGGAGGGGCTCCAGGTCTTTGTCACCGATAAGGCCCTGCTCAACGCGGCGATGCGCCGGGTCCGTGTCGTGCACCTGGGGCACCACCTGGAGTTTCTGCGCACCTGCCCGGATAAGCGCTACGATATTGTCTACTTCGATCCCTTCTTCGATGTCCCGGTCGATACGGAGGAGACCCTGGTGCCGCTCAAGGCCTTTGGGGAGCACGCTCCCCTCACCGCCGAGGCCCTGACACAGGCACGGCGTATCGCGCGGCGGCGGGTGGTGGTCAAGACCGCCCGCTGGTCCGAGCAGCTTGCTGAGTTTGGGATCACGGAGCTGGTAGGAGGCAAGTCCGGGCGGGTGGTCTACGGTGTCCTCCCGGTGGCGGTGTGA
- a CDS encoding LptF/LptG family permease, translating into MTRTDRIVLLEIVGPFFGSVLLFTSLFLAAGELQKLAEFAQKGVPVTELLTMVAYTMPYVLAYTIPMAMLLATLLGFGRLSGDSEIVALFASGTSFPRIMVPVIGFALAIALPIIVVNQSMIPIANQRREEMARSVRQRGSTAAATSDAFTLVVNGAQQDQRYLVRSEGGVHFGKDGTAFLDRVGILIFEHGLAVKAVGAARAEWKLGTNTWTLVDEKQSPLWMADSATLLVNTSKSVAFREVTLGKPKDLSTLAPKVTEVTSAELPTRARVLRENGDLPGAREAEIEQQGRISFPLAALVFAMVGAPLGVQRTRSGKGMGFGFSVLITFVYWTTVQIFQAVGKGGGLPPVAACEIPNVLGIVAGIWLIWRVAQKGAVN; encoded by the coding sequence GTGACCCGCACGGACCGCATCGTCCTCCTAGAGATCGTCGGGCCGTTTTTTGGCTCGGTGCTTCTCTTTACCAGCCTCTTTTTGGCGGCGGGGGAGCTGCAGAAGCTGGCGGAGTTTGCGCAAAAAGGGGTCCCGGTCACCGAGCTGCTCACGATGGTGGCCTACACCATGCCCTATGTCCTGGCCTACACGATTCCCATGGCCATGCTCCTGGCGACCCTGCTCGGCTTCGGGCGGCTCTCAGGGGACTCGGAGATTGTCGCGCTGTTTGCCTCGGGGACCAGCTTTCCGCGCATCATGGTGCCCGTGATTGGCTTCGCGCTAGCCATCGCCCTGCCCATTATCGTGGTCAACCAGAGCATGATCCCGATCGCCAACCAGCGCCGGGAGGAGATGGCCCGCAGTGTCCGCCAGCGTGGCTCCACTGCCGCCGCGACCAGCGACGCCTTCACGCTCGTGGTCAACGGTGCCCAGCAGGACCAGCGCTACCTGGTGCGCTCCGAGGGCGGGGTGCACTTTGGCAAAGACGGTACCGCGTTTCTGGACCGCGTGGGGATTCTCATCTTTGAGCACGGCCTCGCCGTCAAGGCCGTGGGAGCGGCGCGGGCGGAGTGGAAGCTGGGAACCAACACCTGGACCCTGGTCGATGAGAAGCAGAGCCCCCTCTGGATGGCCGACAGCGCTACCCTGCTTGTCAATACCAGCAAGAGTGTCGCCTTTCGCGAGGTGACCCTGGGCAAGCCTAAAGACCTCTCTACTCTTGCGCCCAAGGTGACAGAAGTTACCAGCGCGGAGCTACCGACCAGGGCGCGGGTGCTTCGGGAGAACGGGGACCTGCCTGGAGCACGCGAGGCGGAGATCGAGCAACAGGGGCGCATCTCGTTTCCCCTCGCCGCGCTGGTCTTTGCGATGGTGGGCGCGCCGCTGGGCGTGCAGAGGACACGCTCGGGGAAGGGGATGGGGTTTGGGTTCTCGGTGCTGATTACCTTTGTGTACTGGACAACGGTGCAGATCTTCCAGGCAGTGGGCAAGGGCGGAGGGCTTCCTCCCGTGGCGGCCTGCGAGATTCCCAATGTGCTGGGGATTGTCGCGGGAATCTGGTTGATCTGGCGTGTGGCGCAAAAGGGCGCGGTAAACTAA
- the lptB gene encoding LPS export ABC transporter ATP-binding protein: MSPVTRRIEVTELAKVYRKRRVVDGVSLSFEQGEIVGLLGPNGAGKSTTFYMIVGLIRPDSGKVLLDGTEVTRMPMYQRARRGIGYLAQEASVFRKLTVRENVLLVLEMTGFPRKDRAARADQLMEDLKITHRASARGAELSGGERRRVEIARALAANPSFLLLDEPFAGIDPRAIDDIQEMVQELKNRGLGVLITDHNAAATLNLTDRTYVIVDGKVVFEGTRDQVAQNEDVRRFYLGENFKL; encoded by the coding sequence ATGAGCCCGGTGACGCGTCGCATTGAGGTGACCGAGCTCGCCAAGGTCTACCGGAAGCGCCGGGTGGTCGATGGGGTCTCGCTCAGCTTCGAGCAGGGGGAGATCGTCGGGCTGCTCGGGCCAAACGGCGCGGGCAAGTCCACGACCTTCTACATGATTGTCGGGCTGATCCGCCCGGATAGCGGCAAGGTCCTGCTGGATGGCACTGAGGTCACCCGGATGCCCATGTACCAGCGCGCCCGACGGGGGATTGGCTACCTGGCGCAAGAGGCGAGTGTCTTTCGCAAGCTCACGGTGCGCGAGAACGTGCTCTTGGTGCTTGAGATGACGGGCTTCCCGCGCAAAGACCGTGCCGCCCGCGCCGACCAGCTCATGGAGGATCTCAAGATCACCCACCGTGCCAGCGCCCGCGGTGCCGAGCTCTCGGGCGGGGAGCGTCGCCGTGTCGAGATCGCCCGAGCCTTGGCCGCGAATCCCTCGTTCTTGCTCCTCGACGAGCCCTTTGCGGGGATCGACCCGCGGGCAATCGACGATATCCAAGAGATGGTCCAGGAGCTGAAAAACCGTGGGCTTGGCGTCCTCATCACGGATCACAACGCCGCCGCTACCCTCAACCTCACCGACCGTACCTACGTAATTGTCGATGGGAAGGTGGTCTTCGAGGGCACGCGCGACCAAGTGGCGCAGAACGAGGATGTCCGGCGCTTCTATCTGGGGGAGAACTTCAAGCTGTGA
- the nadC gene encoding carboxylating nicotinate-nucleotide diphosphorylase produces the protein MKLLPIQYEETVRAALIEDIGAGDVTTLLSVPAENRARGVFLVKAEGVLCGLEVAACAFRLVDPAIEFTPLVVDGTRVSYGDIVAKLSGPAQSLLTGERVALNFSQRLSGTASLTRRFVDAVAGTKARIVDTRKTTPGLRTLEKYAVRCGGGHNHRYGLGDGVLIKDNHLAAGGGVAACVARAREHAPHPLRIEVECKTLAQVDEAVAAGADILLLDNMSNEQLRVAVEKIAGRALAEASGGVNLATVRGIAETGVDIISVGALTHSAAALDISLDFDES, from the coding sequence ATGAAATTACTACCCATTCAGTACGAAGAGACTGTCCGCGCGGCCCTGATCGAGGATATCGGGGCGGGGGATGTGACGACACTGCTCTCGGTGCCGGCGGAGAATCGCGCCCGTGGCGTCTTCTTGGTGAAGGCGGAGGGCGTGCTCTGTGGGCTGGAGGTCGCGGCGTGTGCGTTTCGGCTGGTCGATCCCGCCATTGAGTTTACGCCCCTGGTCGTCGACGGCACGCGGGTGAGCTACGGCGATATTGTTGCCAAGCTCTCCGGTCCGGCGCAGAGCCTGCTCACGGGCGAGCGGGTGGCGCTGAATTTTTCCCAGCGGCTCTCGGGGACGGCAAGTCTGACCCGGCGCTTTGTGGACGCCGTGGCGGGGACCAAGGCGCGGATTGTCGATACGCGCAAGACCACACCGGGGCTGCGGACACTCGAAAAATACGCGGTGCGCTGTGGCGGCGGGCACAACCATCGGTATGGGCTGGGCGACGGCGTGCTCATCAAGGACAACCACCTCGCGGCGGGCGGTGGGGTTGCGGCGTGTGTGGCGCGGGCGCGGGAGCACGCGCCGCATCCGCTACGCATCGAGGTCGAGTGCAAGACCCTGGCGCAGGTGGACGAGGCCGTGGCGGCGGGGGCGGATATTCTCTTGCTCGACAACATGAGCAATGAGCAGCTCCGCGTGGCCGTGGAAAAGATCGCGGGGCGTGCGCTGGCCGAGGCATCGGGTGGGGTGAATCTTGCGACCGTGCGCGGGATCGCGGAGACCGGGGTCGATATTATCTCGGTGGGGGCCTTGACCCACTCGGCGGCGGCGCTGGATATCTCGCTGGACTTCGACGAGTCGTGA
- a CDS encoding AbrB/MazE/SpoVT family DNA-binding domain-containing protein, which translates to MKAKIISVGNSAGIILPKEVLDSMKVEKGDTLYIRETVSGYEVSPYDPDFDEYMEAARIIMRENRDALRRLAGHDD; encoded by the coding sequence ATGAAAGCAAAGATTATTAGTGTGGGAAACTCGGCGGGGATTATCTTGCCTAAGGAAGTACTGGACTCAATGAAGGTGGAGAAGGGAGACACTCTCTATATTCGAGAAACAGTGAGTGGCTACGAAGTCTCCCCGTACGATCCTGACTTCGATGAGTATATGGAAGCAGCCCGTATTATCATGCGTGAGAACCGCGACGCACTCCGACGACTGGCAGGGCACGATGACTGA
- a CDS encoding type II toxin-antitoxin system death-on-curing family toxin, with amino-acid sequence MTEPRWVSRRWVLAVHDEQLAEHGGGAGVRDDGLLESALARPQNLWSYGEPAPDLAALAATYAYGIAKNHAFVDGNKRTALVVSFGFFWVNGYKMTTSQSENAVVFEQLAAGELSEEELANWFRNHSEPR; translated from the coding sequence ATGACTGAGCCCCGCTGGGTATCCCGGCGTTGGGTCTTGGCCGTTCATGATGAGCAACTTGCTGAGCATGGAGGGGGAGCAGGAGTACGTGACGATGGGCTTTTAGAGTCGGCTCTTGCTCGTCCTCAGAACCTTTGGAGCTATGGTGAGCCTGCGCCTGATCTCGCAGCGCTTGCGGCGACCTATGCCTATGGTATCGCAAAGAACCACGCCTTTGTGGATGGAAACAAACGCACGGCGCTTGTGGTATCCTTTGGTTTCTTTTGGGTAAATGGCTATAAGATGACGACATCACAGAGTGAAAATGCCGTTGTTTTTGAGCAGCTTGCGGCGGGAGAGCTTAGCGAAGAGGAGCTTGCAAATTGGTTTCGAAACCACTCGGAGCCGAGGTGA